ATGTTTTTAGCGTCGCTGCTTGTAAATCTAGATCGCCGCCTACTAATGCTAAAGTTCGATCTGGTTGTACTTGTAGACCGAAATCAGAGTCGGCAAGCTCATTAGGTGGGGTCTCTACACCTTGACCGTTTCCTCGAACAGAAATTCTACCAGGATTACTCCCAAATCCCAGTCCGATAGGCACGCTTACGGTTAGTATAGGAGTAGCTTGAGCTGTAGTAGTGAATTTAGCTCCATCAGCAAAAATTAACTCAGTTGCCGTACTTGCAACAAATGAACCTCTAAGGCCTAAACTAGAATTAGCACCAAAAACAATCCCATTTGGGTTGAATAAGAATAAATTAGCATTTCCTAACACGCCTAATTTTCCAAAAATATTAGAGGGGTTGTTCCCTGTTACGCGACTTAGTATATTTTCAACCCCGGAAGGATTAGTAAAGTATGCTCCTCGCCCTTCCTCTATATTAAACTCCTGAAAACTATGGAAGAGGTTTGTACCTCGAACAGCTCCACCATCAATTTTATCGCTAGGAACTTCATTAATATTAATAGTAGGTGTGACGATAGAATTTTCCGAACCCAAGCTATTGTCAGAAGTAACTTGAGCTAAAGAGTAAGGCTCAAAAATAATTGAGCCTCCTACTACAGTTAGAAGATTTACTAACCCTAGCCGCCAGACAAACGAAATTTTAGTAGAAGCAGGCATATGTTTGACGAGACAGAAACATTATTACAGAATACAATACTTAGAACTATAATTTACCTCAACAATTTCACTTTATATTTGAATTACCTAATAGTTTAATTAGTTGAAAGTTAATTAATCTTTAATCTTGCATCAATACATCTCGTTTTAATAGCAAACAATCGAGTTTAATAAATTGCTTGCGCCGACTTTATTGGTAATTAAAATCGGCGCAAAATTAGTTATTTTCTACTAGATAACAATTGAAGATCGCTAAAGTTGAATTCAGCTTTGTACTGTTTTCCCCCTTCAGAATGCTGAATGACTTGACTAACGGGTAGGTAATAATCACCGATTTTTTTATAAGTATCATCAGATACTTCTTCAGCTAAGACTTGTTTTGTTTGGGGCTGTTGGAATAACGTGCGATAGCGAGTTGCTAAATATCCCTCTGGCGTGTCTTCTGTATCCAAAGTATCCACACTGAAGGATTGCCCTCCCATCTGTCGATTGACTTGTACGATTTTTCTCTCTTGCACTTTAAAGCTAGAGCCTGGTTCGTTCGCTTTAATAATTTCTACAGCTCCATTTTTATCCTTATTACCAAATTTGAAAGTGCTGTCTTTGTGAACTTTTTCAAATGGAACAGAGCGCCGATGAACGACGAGCATCTGTAGTTGATTTTCTATTGACTGACGTGCTGATTCATTATTAATCCCGCTGACTACTACGCTTAAATCCGGTTTTACTTGAATGCGACCTTGATATTTTTCCTGTCCTTGCGTAAAATTTACCACTGCGGTGTAGCCTGGAAACTGCTCGTCCCAAGTGTAACGATTTTCGTATGCTTCTTTAAACACTTCAAGAGCAGAAAGACTTGAGGTGGAAGCACGATTGTTTGCTTGCGAGTGTAAAGAAGCACTGGTATAAGTCAGTGCGTTAACGCTGGCTTGTGTTACTAAACTTATGGCAGCTATAGCAATAACTAAATTGAATCCCTGCCGAGTCCTTTTTTCCTTCAACTGTTGTTTCATGGCATTTAATAAATCAAGCACATGTTGACTGAAAAATTGTATCTTTTCCTGTCCTAAGAATTATAAAATTAGCACGACTTTCTGTCTATCTGAAATCACTACGATAGCTTACTACTTAACAAAAATGCGATACGCTGCGTTCATCGCGATCGCTCGCTATATTTGTTTGCAACTAAACAACAAAATCTCTGTATTGGGTAACGAGCAGTGTAATCATCGGCGTTCTTGCATAAGAAATGACAAGAGATCGCATGGAGAACAGATAAATTAGGATTAGGTACAGTTGGGAGGAATATTAACAGACAAGTGCGATCGCCGCAACCGTACTCGCTACTCCTGCACAAGATGCGCTCGCAGCTAAGTAATTGACGCGCCACTCTCAAGCTGCTGCGGTTCCCGTTCTAGTGGCAGGGGTTTGGTCTCTGGTGTTTTCAGCTCGGTCGTGCATCATCTCGTAACTGCAAAGGGCGACTAGGGCGATCGCGCTCGACAACCTTTGCAACAAGTCAGTTATGGATTAACACCTACCGATTCCTGATACTGTTGGATTAGCCGTTGGCAGTCTTTTGAAGCTGAAACTGCTTGTGCCATCAACTGCTTTCCCTGAGCAAAATCTCTTTGTTTGAATGCTGCTATTGCCTGCTTGCTAAGGAAAGCAGC
Above is a window of Chroococcidiopsis sp. SAG 2025 DNA encoding:
- a CDS encoding filamentous hemagglutinin N-terminal domain-containing protein; translation: MPASTKISFVWRLGLVNLLTVVGGSIIFEPYSLAQVTSDNSLGSENSIVTPTININEVPSDKIDGGAVRGTNLFHSFQEFNIEEGRGAYFTNPSGVENILSRVTGNNPSNIFGKLGVLGNANLFLFNPNGIVFGANSSLGLRGSFVASTATELIFADGAKFTTTAQATPILTVSVPIGLGFGSNPGRISVRGNGQGVETPPNELADSDFGLQVQPDRTLALVGGDLDLQAATLKTSGGRIELGSVTSPSSVKLNPVAKGWMLEYTSMTTFGNINLSDGTAVNATGAGGGDIQVVGGQIHLTNASQIDASTLGAVPSGQIGIHASESIVLGGSSRGNEQIPTGILATVYPGAQGTGGDIVVETKHLEIKDGAQIGTSVFGEGNAGSILVKARDSIELVGQSAPNGSFGMSVAIKRMVN
- a CDS encoding DUF3386 domain-containing protein, encoding MLDLLNAMKQQLKEKRTRQGFNLVIAIAAISLVTQASVNALTYTSASLHSQANNRASTSSLSALEVFKEAYENRYTWDEQFPGYTAVVNFTQGQEKYQGRIQVKPDLSVVVSGINNESARQSIENQLQMLVVHRRSVPFEKVHKDSTFKFGNKDKNGAVEIIKANEPGSSFKVQERKIVQVNRQMGGQSFSVDTLDTEDTPEGYLATRYRTLFQQPQTKQVLAEEVSDDTYKKIGDYYLPVSQVIQHSEGGKQYKAEFNFSDLQLLSSRK